Sequence from the Castanea sativa cultivar Marrone di Chiusa Pesio chromosome 12, ASM4071231v1 genome:
GACCTGTAGAATGTGTGTATGACCTGAGAGAcctagacaaaaaaaaaaaaaaaaaaaaaattagatatgaTATAGGGACCCAGTCACCTAGACATGATTGCCACGTGGAGTAATTTTTCACCACaatttaaaaatcgagtttctgaGACTTAGTTTCACTTTTAGCAAACCGAGCCTCTAAGGCTTGATTTCCATGTGGCGTCTATGTGGAGTCCTAGACCATAGAAGTTGAACTTCTAAAGGTTGGtataaaaatcgagtctctaaggcTTGATTTTCACGTGGAAAAAGGGCCAGGTCAGACTCCCTTAGAACATGAAAACCGAGCCTTAGAGGCTCGGtttataagcccaaaatcgagctggctcgagatgttagtaagtAATATAGTTTGAAAAAGtggcctactaattatattgtttagaaaacaaaattagtttccaattttCGCCTCTAAACCACAATGATGGCATATCAATAGTGCTAACTATAGTCATTCAACACCTGTAATGCATATCAATGGTGCTATTGTTGGACCTTCAATATACTTTTTTGGGAGCTAAAAAACTTGTTGGAGTTTTCATCCATTCTTATATATATGCAAccgtaataattttttttaatacaaaatagaattctacactagttatatatatatatatatatatatatatatatatatatatatatatatatatatatgagtctTTCTTCTGGGGACTTGAACTTCGACTTTTGTCTcctccacactccacaagtatttatacttatagagtgactaTTACGCTAAAAGTACGCGGTAGCATAATAATTTGTTACTCCAATTATATATTACTTCATCcataaatcttttttcttttgtcattttattagcAGTGATGATTTCATTAAGTCCTAACTTGGAGTGAATTTGGACCATAAATTAGATCTTATAACCCATCatttttacttgaaaaaatatataagaaaattatcAATTATCTTGTCCTTTTCAATATACCATCTTATGAAACTGTCTTTGTAGTATTTATGAAAATgctactctctttttttatgcCATTCACCAAGAGTCTTGTAGTTCAATTAAATAGTACCACGGTTGTTATAATTAtcatattataaaaagaaaatttttttttttattctgatGGAATTGTTCAATTTGACCAGAAAGGACTAAAGTTTGAATTCTTCTTATTCTGAAAGAAATAaagtttgaaatgaaaaaatagttaaatatgcttttttttttcttttttcttttttttgagtaaatgcATTTGTACGTTCGATTAAAACAAACTTAaaatttcctatatatatatattttttataccaaaaacGTGagttttctataaaaaaaaaaaaaaatacatatatacaaTACCGCACattttaatattgaaaaagAGAAGACACAAATTTTAAGCAACAATACATCTTACTTTCCTCATAAAATTAATCTACTTTGTTGAATCTACTGTAGGCCAGGAGAACAATCTGCACATTCAAGTTCTGCCATTTTTTCCTCACAAAATATAACACCTTTTCTGTAAATAAATGTGCTCACTGCTCACATTCCCCGATTCCAAATTATTTGAATAAAGACAAgacttaagtacagtacttaatgttgtttcttaaatttcccttttaaaattttgttatgtgaattttttgtcgtgatataaaaatgtatttttcaattGAGTAACCACGactaaattttaagagaaaaaccTAAAAAACGGCACTTAATGTATTGTAATTAAGTTTTGCCCTTTGAACAAATACTTgattattttctcatattttatttatttatcaatgtATAGTAGCAATATGAAATCTTATTATAAATGGTGCTGTCCAGGACAATTCACTGACGTGATCACCAACTCCACAACAACACAAacaataatttgatttttttttttcttcagaggCCTAATAGCCTTGCCCATGGATCCGATGTGCTTCCGAAGGaccagaaaagaaaatgcaaaatattttccttcttcaaaGAGAGCTAAAAATCTTCTATCGGCACAGGCAGCACTCCAAACTTGAGATTGCAGGGCTCATCAACTTTGTGCCCtctttgtatatatttattgtaaGAAAAAAAGGCAGAAAGATAGGACCCATATAACATTACCATGTGCTCAAAACAAGGAACTTAAGACTACCCTATAACAAATCATGAAACGCTTAAAATACATACCAAGCTTCCTGGCCAAGTTACCAAATATTGCTCCTGCAAACTTGATTTTCTGCCAAAGATCTGACCATCTGGTGCCTCTCATCCAAAATAAACCAACTTATGTGCCTCCAAATGTAGAGTTAGTGGCTAGGCTTAGTGCCTTGAAACAAATATGCATTATCCAAAGCATcccatatcaattttttttttctttagataatAGATAGTGGGAGATGGGGGTGGAGTTCGAACCCCATATCAAATTATGCTAATGTTGATATATGGTATGGATGCACTGGAATAACAGCAAGTAAACAAAAATTTCCAAAGAGAGAATTATATTGGGTATAGGATGCCTCAAATTCTTATAAAAAGGGTACAATTACTAACCAACAAAAAATTCTCTCTCCGAACTGAGTGCAGTGAAACTTGAAATGTCTACCTTGGTCTGGTTGAATAACAGACATCCAAAGAAGTAAAACAAACAGTCACAAAGTATACAGGAAATGTATTAATtgatcaacaaaaataataaaaccacAGTAACCTTCTTGGCTGATTTGGCACGTGGGTATCGGGTTGGGTTGGTGACTGTACCATCAGATCATTCCTGCTCACGCATGTGTGCAATTTTTTTGGcgagattatttttttttgggaaggggactggtaaaaaactaaaaatgagagaaaatatgTACCTAAACACATTTTTGTTTCACACGAGTCATTGAAAAGGCAACATTAATACCATAACCAACGAAGAGCAAGAGTAAACTATAGTAAAGCATAAAGCTacatatctttatttattttttgataagtacatAAAGCTATATATCTTCATATCACAAAAACCCAAACATGCATAAGGCTAATTTTAAGTTGGGATGCTCAATCCGTCAGGTCAAACAGGTAAAAGTTATTTTGTCACAGTCATTTTCTAGattcccaaaacaaaaaacccacataAATCCGAGTTACATCTACCATCTTGCAATCTTTCCAACATAAACGGACAAGGGTCCTGATCAGTGAGTTAGTACAATGTACAACTCAACAAAAATTCCTTCTACATCTAGAGGCTAGAAGCAGGAAATAGCATTACAAGATCAGCAATGAAGGTAATAAAAGCATTCACAGGGAAGAGAATTATCAATTTCTGGGGTTGGTGGCGAGGAGAAGAaagcaactaaaaaaaattacacaaaatccACCTGAGATCCACCACCGACTCTTAACCATCCATTTGTTTTCTTTGACAAACTTGTATGACAATTGTACACATTAATTGATAAATAATATATCAAAGACATCAAAGTTCATACATGTTCAACGGAACGGAATAAGCTTGCTACTAAATATTAACCTCAACCTAGTAAAGGAGAGTAACTTAGACTATTAGATTAAACCACAACACAGATAGTAAATAAAGAACTACACTCATTAAGTCCATGTGTAGgaagggcaaaaaaaaaaaaaacagacatACCGGGTACAACCTACAAACATAGCTTAGAGATAACACAAATTAACTAACTGCAATTTAGCATCCTCCACTATCCTTTCTACACACCTGAAACAACCATACTACTTATGTTGATTAGATTATCAGGAACTCACCAAGGTGGGAGTTGGATTTCTAACAATCTAATAATAATTATCAGTACGATGGATAGAAGATTGGGTTACTTGAATCATAACGCTGTGACCTAAAATGGCTAATGTTATCCAACGTTGCCCCCAAAACTCTTCGACTGTATTCATAATTGTTGCCATTGAAATGTGATCCATACCCATTAGATTGATTAACTACACCTGGAGGGGCCGGCACTGTATTGAAAAGAAGCTCTTTTTCAGAAccaataattacattttttggGGTAGAAGGATAAGCAAAGAAGGAATTAGTGAAAAGATGAGAACACATCACCTTGTGGATGATTAACTTGGTAAGCAgaaaaacttggctctgataacCTTCCAGAGTGCTGAGACATTTCCATATTGTTAATTGGCACGGGGTGAGATCTTGATTTATGAGTTGAATTTGGTGTGGGTGTGGTTGCCATTGGAGTTGAGGGCTTGTCTTGCCCAGATATCTGTTCACCATGTACCAACTATCATAATCAAGAGCCTCAACCAAGATTGGGTTCTAAAATTCTTATTATCATTCAAAACTTCTACTTAATGAGGCTCAATTTTTCAAGCTAATGTTGCAAAAGTCAGCCTACGCCAATCACTGAGAACCCCACCATGAGCAAATTTGACTGCCATTTCATCAAATGTGCACCAATCAAACTAAATCTGACTGGGTTAACTGAGAAGGATTCTCAGTCATGATCGATTGCACACTAATTGAACACAAGCTTGACAGTTCAATTATTAAGGAAAAGAACTCAAGCCCATAAAAGAGCCAGGGAACTTAATAAAGTAAACTAAATTGAAAGAGAATGAAATAAATCCTAGatgaaaaactattttgaaGCTAAAATGGTACTCAACAAAGCACAGCAAGTAGAAACCATAGGTAAAACAGGGACACACCGCAAATTTTAGTGTTCGATTGTAGAGGGACACAAGGCCAGAGAAAAGCCGGACAGCATAGTCTGCAACCTCTGCAGATTCATATTCTGCAAAAGCAAAACCTTTAGGTTTATCTGTTTCCTTGTCTCGGGGAATGTACAAGTCTACCACCCGCCCTGCTTGAATCAATATATCATACAAGACCCTATCGCTCACCCTCTCATCCAGATTACCTTCGtaagaaaatgaataataacCACGTTAGAACAAAGGCAAAAGAAGACCCACCTCACTAACAATTTGAATCAAATACGCTTTTTtgcatatcaattttttttgataggtagctTTTTTCATATCAATGAATGAATCAGAATAAAAAACCATacaaaaacaggaaaaaaaattaagtatatCACAGGCTTAATGCTTTATTTGGTACATcttcaaaaactacaaaaataaacACCTGCATTCCACCCAAAAACTTATGTATAGACAGCACTTACATTGACACTTAGATGATGCGCACGCACGTGGGATGAAATAATCACATAATTAAAGTGTGATAAACagacaaattaattaattaccaaaacaaacaaattaattaaataaaagtgtTGTGTTGAAGTACATCAATACATATGATTCTGACCAGATATAACACAAACTAATGACATTCAATTGATAACAGCGAATCCATTAACTACAAATAatttaaggaaataaatcaataaCACATAGCTTTACTCTACAAACTCAAACAGAGCTCACttttcacacacatacacacagaTTTCTACACTAAACTTCATACCTAAAATCAAACAGTTTAAATGAAAACATAGAATAATGAACTAAAAGTCTCAAATTTTGGGACCCagaaagccaaaaataaaaaagcactCAAATCAAACCAATTTTAGCAATTTggttttcaaaaaccaaaaataaaaaattttaaagctttCTAACCAACCcaagcaaaacaaaattaacaaattcAATAAGGCTTTTCGGGGTGAAAAGGAATTCAAAAGGAACTTACCAACGTAAACTTTGCAATCTGAGTTTCCTGACATGGTTAATGCACTTGGATTTGAATACGATGCGAAACCCTAGAACGAAACGACGCCGTAGAAGCACGAGATATTATTCTGAACTGGAAGCCTCTGAATCCAATAATTATAGTCTAGTCTCATCCAACTTGAACATGTTGTTTGagatacatatatataaggaaGGTAGGAATCACCGACATTGGGTTTAGAGAGATTTAAGTACAACCGTGTTGCAGCGTATAGGAGGTCAACACGTCGCGGGTTGTCCAGGTTCttgttgtcttttttattttttaatgataattgtgaagttgtcatttttttttaaatgataattgaGGAGTAGTATCTGTATTTTagttatgttttttcttttttgtatttttaagggAAAAGTTTATGGAAGGacattattttatgaaatatttttttaaaactttttacgGGTGAAGAAAAAAGGCCAAAACACTATTTTAGTCATTATATTTTGAGGTCAcaatcaatttggttcctacattttggtAGCAATTAATTTGATCTCTGTTATTTTCAATCTGcagtcaatttggttcctatCGTTAACTTACTGATGAAAAATATCTACATGTCAAACGGATTGCCTAGTAGGCATATTAAAGCTTATGTGGCCAATaacatattaataataaaattttaattaaaatttaaaaatgccacataaGCATTTGAATGATAAAAAACTTCAcgtcagaaaaaaaaaaaaaaaaaacccaaaaattcaccaaaacgttttttaaaaatttatcaaacacgttaaaaaaaaatatatagagttAAAATTAATCTAGCATCTATTTTCTCAAACTTAGTGCATGTAGTTTTATGGGTAAATGTAAAATCTTTGAGAATTCAAATCTTACAAAAATCCCAAATCCTAGCACCACCGCCAACCACTCCACCACGAGTCAATCGAACTACAAGCATGGTTTTTAAAATCGGACCGGATCAAACGGTTCAACTAGGAACTGGCCTTCAATCTGTTCCGGTTAtggcaaaaaattgaaaatagctTAAAAACCGGTAAATAGTGAACACCGACCAGTTCAATTTGAGAACTAGAAACCGGTGTGGTTGAACCGGTTACTAACTGGTTGGTCATTTTTTGTCCTTTCCCAGCCTAAAACTACATCGTTTTGGTCTAAAAACTAACCCTAAAGACTAAAGTCCTAAGTCCTAACACTCTTACACTCTCATCTCAGTTCTCACGCCTATCTcacctctctgcctctctgaaTATCACGCACGCCACGCCCACGCCtctcatacatttttttttccttctcatcgTCACGAGTTTGATCTAAACTCTAAAGTGCtgggtttttttattcttttttccttcttgttcTCGGTCTCGCCCTCGCCCTTGCCCTCACCCTCTAAAGTGCTCTGCTCTCTGCTTCTCGGCTTCAGGTaacattctttccttttaattttgatcattttcttttctaggttatttttttttttcatttcttttggcTTCATCTCAATTCTCCATTCATGTTCTCAGCTTCATCAGGtaacattcttttcttttgattttgattacttgattttgatcattttcttttctcggtttttttttttgcttttcttttttcttagcTTCATCTCAGATTCTCCATTCATGTTCTCGGCTTCATCTCAGGTTCTTCGTTCTGTGACTTCACTGGTAAATGGTAACTTCTATCTTTCAATTATTAGTTTACAGAGTATGTTGTAGATTTTGTGTATGTTGTGGAATTGATTTACAGAGCATTATTGTTAGTGAAATATAGTTTATAGAGTATTTTACAGAGTATGTTGTGGATTTTGTGTATGTTGTGGAATTGATTTACAGAGCATTATTGTTTGTGAAATATAGTTTATAGAGTATTTTACAGAGTATGTTGTGGATTTTGTGTATGTTGGAATTTGTATAGATATGGACAATGAAGTgattgaggatgatgatgacatcaatttgaaatcatttggtgatgaagatgatgctcCTCCCggatttagagataaaaatcatCCTATTcaagttgaagatgaagaagatgagtGAGGATGATGATAATGTTGCTAGTGGTGGAGCATTTGGTTCACATGAtgatattgatttcaattttcttcataacaAATAAGGCTTGGGTCTTAAAACTTAATAGttgtttgtttgaaactttaaaacttatttgctatttggatgtaatgaacttatttgttatttgcCATTTGAATGTAAATGTAATGactaatgaacttatttatttacttttgttgaaagtttattATGTTAAGGATGATTGCTTTGTAatgttattatgttaaattctttaaaaagatgttatatacttatatacttgttttttttaaggaaacatatttattactattggtttgttagttttaatatattaaaaaattattaattatttatataatttaaataaataataattaaattatttatgatgtcACTGGTTCGACCATTGGTCTGATCCCGGTCCGACCATAAAACCGGTAATTAGCTTATTTTCTAGTTTTTTCATCGtaccagtttttaaaaccatgactACAAGTAAATCCATCAAGCCACAGTTCTCAACCCCGGCTAGCAATGCCCAGATCAGTCAACCCGAGATCTAAAAATCGGTGACGCTACCATTCACGTCGTAGCCTACCTCATCTGTCATGGTCGAGATCGTTGATCTGCCATGGACGAGTGACTCCAAGCTCCGTCTCGTCTACCCAGATCTGGGTTATTGTTTCCCTTTCACTTGTTGCGATTTTCTAAATTTGTTGAGAATTCTAAAATGAATGTTTAAGGAATTAGGGGAGTAAGATGTGGGTTATCGCAAATCTTggctttgttttcttcttttctctatttgAATATGTATAGGCTATACAAGTTTGAATATGTATTTAGTTGAATCATATTTGTGTGAAAGacaaatttttggtttaacttgattttatttttggaataattTGTATAGATATTCTGTAGTgagatagaaaattttgatgaaaggGTTCAAGATTACAAATTTTGTTCTTCCTATTTGACTTTTTATATTTCGTGTTCTTGTTTAAAGATTAAAGATTAAGTTAATTCATTTTAGGGTTCTTTTTTTGGCCCTTTGATGactttgatgattttttattattatttaatttttatgtatttaatttttttttctttctgacgtggaattttttattattcaaatgcTTATGCAgcatttttaaatgttaatttttttaaaaattatttatattttattggccacataAGCTTTGATGTGCCAACCATATAATCTGTTTGAGACATAGACGTTTTTCATCAGTAAGTTAACAGTAGGGACGAAATTGACTCTAGATTGAATATAATATGGACCAAATTGATCGTTATCAAAaggtagggaccaaattgattattaccccaaaatgtaaggaccaaaatagtgtttttacctaaaaattagggcatgtttggtacatCAACTTAAaaacatgttttcagtttctaaacaatattatacgtatttttatacactttttatccacatgtatttaaaaaaaaactgaaaactgttgtttaaacacatgtacaaAACGTGCCTTTAATTTTTCCAACTCTTTATATTTCCAATAAAAGTAGTATAAAATTTTTCTAGAAATTGTCTACTAATAAATTACTTAAGGACACTGACC
This genomic interval carries:
- the LOC142619633 gene encoding uncharacterized protein LOC142619633 isoform X2, producing MSGNSDCKVYVEYESAEVADYAVRLFSGLVSLYNRTLKFAISGQDKPSTPMATTPTPNSTHKSRSHPVPINNMEMSQHSGRLSEPSFSAYQVNHPQVPAPPGVVNQSNGYGSHFNGNNYEYSRRVLGATLDNISHFRSQRYDSSNPIFYPSY
- the LOC142619633 gene encoding uncharacterized protein LOC142619633 isoform X1; this translates as MSGNSDCKVYVGNLDERVSDRVLYDILIQAGRVVDLYIPRDKETDKPKGFAFAEYESAEVADYAVRLFSGLVSLYNRTLKFAISGQDKPSTPMATTPTPNSTHKSRSHPVPINNMEMSQHSGRLSEPSFSAYQVNHPQVPAPPGVVNQSNGYGSHFNGNNYEYSRRVLGATLDNISHFRSQRYDSSNPIFYPSY